The following are encoded together in the Cicer arietinum cultivar CDC Frontier isolate Library 1 chromosome 2, Cicar.CDCFrontier_v2.0, whole genome shotgun sequence genome:
- the LOC101506692 gene encoding thylakoid lumenal 29 kDa protein, chloroplastic isoform X2 produces the protein MANAADLIERRQRSEFQSQIKGTLYTAIKGNPDIVPSLLTLALNDALTYDKATKTGGPNGSIRFSSEINRPENKGLSAALNFIEEAKKEIDSYSKGGPISYSDLIQYAAQSATKATFLASAIRKCGGNEEKGNLLYTAYGSNGQWGLFDRQFGRADTQEPDPEGRIPIWDKASVQEMKDKFSAVGLGPRQLAVLSAFIGPDQDATETLLASDPDIAPWIQKYQRSRDTVSRTDYEVDLITTFTKLSTLGQQINYEAYTYPRAKIDITKLKL, from the exons ATGGCTAATGCTGCTGACCTGATAGAACGAAGACAGCGTTCTGAATTTCAAT CTCAAATTAAGGGAACTCTTTATACAGCCATTAAG GGAAATCCTGATATTGTTCCATCCTTACTAACACTGGCTCTAAATGATGCTTTGACTTATGATAAG GCAACGAAAACGGGTGGCCCAAATGGTTCTATAAGGTTCAG CTCAGAAATAAATAGACCTGAAAATAAGGGGCTTTCTGCTGCCTTGAATTTCATAGAGGAAGCAAAAAAAGAGATTGATTCATATTCCAAAGGTGGACCTATTTCATATTCAGATCTCATCCAGTATGCAG CGCAAAGTGCTACCAAGGCTACATTTTTAGCTTCTGCAATTCGCAAATGTGGTGGAAATGAGGAGAAAGGGAATTTGCTGTACACTGCATATGGATCAAATGGACAG TGGGGTTTGTTCGATCGGCAATTCGGTAGGGCGGATACTCAAGAGCCAGATCCAGAGGGGAGAATTCCAATTTGGGATAAAGCAAGTGTTCAGGAAATGAAAGATAAATTTTCTGCAGTTGGCCTTGGTCCTCGCCAG CTGGCTGTTTTATCAGCATTCATAGGTCCTGATCAGGATGCAACAGAGACCTTATTGGCATCTGATCCGGACATTGCTCCATGGATACAAAAATACCAACGGAGCCGCGACACAGTCTCTCGAACAGATTATGAG GTTGATCTAATAACCACTTTTACAAAATTAAGTACCTTGGGTCAACAAATTAACTATGAAGCATATACATATCCTCGCGCGAAGATCGACATTACCAAACTCAAGTTGTAA
- the LOC101506367 gene encoding uncharacterized protein, with amino-acid sequence MAETADNSQTLAEQYYVKDKQEKTDIVEKPVAVEEVEEPKEAASVEAVVEKTVEETNPVAPVVAEESSEVAPPXEENTLEPSSESVQEENSGDQEEAEEKPEIKLETAPVDFRFPTTNQTRHCFTRYIEYHRCVAAKGEDAPECDKFAKYYRSLCPGEWIDRWNEQRENGTFPGPL; translated from the exons ATGGCGGAAACTGCTGACAACTCTCAAACTCTCGCTGAG CAATACTATGTGAAGGACAAACAAGAGAAAACAGATATAGTTGAAAAACCTGTTGCAGTTGAGGAAGTTGAAGAGCCAAAGGAGGCCGCTTCTGTCGAAGCTGTTGTTGAGAAAACTGTAGAAGAAACAAATCCTGTTGCCCCTGTGGTTGCTGAAGAAAGCAGTGAAGTTGCCCCTCCTG NTGAAGAGAACACTCTAGAGCCAAGTAGTGAAAGTGTTCAAGAAGAAAATTCTGGTGATCAAGAGGAAGCTGAAGAGAAACCTGAAATTAAG CTTGAGACCGCTCCAGTAGATTTCCGTTTTCCAACTACAAATCAAACAAGGCATTGCTTTACCCGATACATTGAGTATCATCG ATGTGTAGCTGCAAAGGGAGAAGATGCACCAGAATGTGATAAGTTTGCTAAGTATTATCGCTCTCTTTGCCCTGGCGAATGG ATCGACAGATGGAACGAGCAACGCGAGAATGGAACATTCCCAGGTCCATTGTAG
- the LOC101506692 gene encoding thylakoid lumenal 29 kDa protein, chloroplastic isoform X1, with product MGVSFLSISTLPSLLPPLVAHNPKSTLTKYQPRSVAICCTKINTDVSDEEEQFHWKRRDILKCIGVTIGLELITNSGPLVGMANAADLIERRQRSEFQSQIKGTLYTAIKGNPDIVPSLLTLALNDALTYDKATKTGGPNGSIRFSSEINRPENKGLSAALNFIEEAKKEIDSYSKGGPISYSDLIQYAAQSATKATFLASAIRKCGGNEEKGNLLYTAYGSNGQWGLFDRQFGRADTQEPDPEGRIPIWDKASVQEMKDKFSAVGLGPRQLAVLSAFIGPDQDATETLLASDPDIAPWIQKYQRSRDTVSRTDYEVDLITTFTKLSTLGQQINYEAYTYPRAKIDITKLKL from the exons ATGGGTGTCTCTTTCCTCTCAATTTCAACTCTTCCTTCTCTCCTTCCACCACTTGTTGCTCATAATCCAAAATCAACTCTCACCAAATACCAACCTCGTTCG GTGGCCATTTGTTGTACTAAAataaacactgatgttagtgaTGAAGAAGAACAGTTCCATTGGAAAAGAAGAGACATTCTTAAATGCATTGGGGTAACCATTGGTTTG GAATTGATAACCAACTCCGGACCGCTTGTCGGAATGGCTAATGCTGCTGACCTGATAGAACGAAGACAGCGTTCTGAATTTCAAT CTCAAATTAAGGGAACTCTTTATACAGCCATTAAG GGAAATCCTGATATTGTTCCATCCTTACTAACACTGGCTCTAAATGATGCTTTGACTTATGATAAG GCAACGAAAACGGGTGGCCCAAATGGTTCTATAAGGTTCAG CTCAGAAATAAATAGACCTGAAAATAAGGGGCTTTCTGCTGCCTTGAATTTCATAGAGGAAGCAAAAAAAGAGATTGATTCATATTCCAAAGGTGGACCTATTTCATATTCAGATCTCATCCAGTATGCAG CGCAAAGTGCTACCAAGGCTACATTTTTAGCTTCTGCAATTCGCAAATGTGGTGGAAATGAGGAGAAAGGGAATTTGCTGTACACTGCATATGGATCAAATGGACAG TGGGGTTTGTTCGATCGGCAATTCGGTAGGGCGGATACTCAAGAGCCAGATCCAGAGGGGAGAATTCCAATTTGGGATAAAGCAAGTGTTCAGGAAATGAAAGATAAATTTTCTGCAGTTGGCCTTGGTCCTCGCCAG CTGGCTGTTTTATCAGCATTCATAGGTCCTGATCAGGATGCAACAGAGACCTTATTGGCATCTGATCCGGACATTGCTCCATGGATACAAAAATACCAACGGAGCCGCGACACAGTCTCTCGAACAGATTATGAG GTTGATCTAATAACCACTTTTACAAAATTAAGTACCTTGGGTCAACAAATTAACTATGAAGCATATACATATCCTCGCGCGAAGATCGACATTACCAAACTCAAGTTGTAA